A genomic window from Cloacibacillus evryensis DSM 19522 includes:
- the dctP gene encoding C4-dicarboxylate TRAP transporter substrate-binding protein, protein MRKTAFLFAAVLAIAVFAACGLTAKEAGAADKYTLKISTSQTDQSLISRSYMMLADRLTKKTNGRLDVKVFPSGQLGNDEDVIEQAIQGVGVAVNTDPARMGTYVKEMGILMMGYFADNYDECNKVTKTKTFKNWENELAQKHGIRVLAFNFYDGPRHFMTNKEVTKPADLSNLRIRTIGSEVCLSSISAMGATPIAMSWGEVYNGIQSKALDGCEAQNTSTYPSRIYEVCKFQSKTGHFQLMQGLICGEVWFKKLPADLQKILVETANEVGAESAKLVMTEADKCEQNMQKAGLKVVKPDIAAFKAAMKPAYDKLGYTQLRSQLYKEIGKK, encoded by the coding sequence ATGAGAAAGACGGCATTTTTGTTTGCGGCAGTATTGGCGATAGCGGTTTTTGCGGCTTGCGGGCTCACAGCGAAAGAGGCGGGCGCGGCGGACAAGTACACACTGAAGATATCCACCTCACAAACGGATCAGTCTCTGATCTCACGTTCTTACATGATGCTTGCGGACAGACTGACGAAGAAAACGAACGGACGCCTAGACGTTAAAGTCTTCCCCTCGGGGCAGCTCGGAAATGACGAAGACGTTATCGAACAGGCGATTCAGGGAGTAGGCGTTGCCGTCAACACGGATCCCGCGAGAATGGGTACCTATGTCAAAGAAATGGGTATCCTGATGATGGGCTACTTTGCGGATAATTATGACGAGTGCAACAAGGTCACTAAGACGAAGACCTTCAAGAACTGGGAAAACGAACTGGCGCAGAAGCACGGCATTCGTGTACTTGCGTTCAATTTCTACGACGGCCCTAGGCATTTCATGACCAATAAAGAAGTCACGAAGCCGGCAGATCTCAGTAACCTGAGGATACGTACGATAGGATCGGAAGTCTGCCTATCTTCTATCAGCGCAATGGGAGCGACGCCGATAGCCATGTCATGGGGAGAAGTCTACAACGGGATACAGTCAAAGGCTCTTGATGGCTGCGAAGCACAGAACACATCAACATATCCGTCAAGAATTTATGAAGTCTGCAAATTCCAAAGCAAGACGGGCCATTTCCAGCTCATGCAGGGCCTCATCTGCGGCGAAGTCTGGTTCAAAAAGCTTCCTGCCGATCTTCAGAAAATACTCGTTGAAACAGCCAACGAAGTCGGCGCAGAGAGCGCAAAGCTCGTTATGACAGAAGCCGACAAATGCGAGCAGAACATGCAGAAGGCCGGCCTCAAGGTCGTAAAACCCGACATTGCGGCTTTCAAGGCAGCTATGAAACCGGCGTACGACAAGCTTGGCTATACGCAGCTCAGGAGCCAGCTTTACAAGGAAATCGGCAAAAAGTAA
- a CDS encoding TRAP transporter small permease: MKQLNAAILKIEALISSALLCLISVLVFISAMARTVGRPINWAQDVALLAFAWLTFIGADVLARSGRLINIDMLIYALPKWLQKIIGIIFDLMIIAFLLLLMINGEQLVSQSWNRLFNTLKMSYAWCTMAVPVGTFLLLTTMIGSTVKDIKKPVKDWGKN, from the coding sequence ATGAAACAGCTCAATGCGGCAATTCTTAAAATAGAAGCTCTCATATCCAGCGCGCTGTTATGCCTCATTTCGGTCCTGGTCTTCATTTCGGCAATGGCCAGGACCGTTGGGAGGCCCATCAACTGGGCGCAGGATGTTGCTCTTCTGGCTTTTGCGTGGCTAACGTTCATCGGGGCTGACGTGCTGGCAAGGTCCGGCAGGCTTATAAATATCGACATGCTGATATATGCGCTGCCGAAATGGCTGCAAAAAATCATTGGCATAATCTTTGATCTAATGATAATTGCCTTCCTGCTGCTTCTGATGATAAACGGAGAACAGCTTGTTTCACAGAGCTGGAACCGACTCTTCAACACGCTGAAGATGAGCTATGCATGGTGTACGATGGCGGTTCCCGTAGGGACGTTTCTTTTGCTTACAACGATGATCGGCAGCACGGTGAAAGATATTAAAAAACCTGTGAAGGATTGGGGGAAGAACTAA
- a CDS encoding TRAP transporter large permease, producing MVSAIGFFMVFLFLGMPVAFAIGISGAIFFFMTPDIPWTILVQKSLSTTQSFTMLAIPLFIFAGNLMNNTGITSRLVKLANVLTGHMYGSIGQVSVVLSTLMGGVSGSAVADAAMECRILGPEMTKRGYAPGWAAAVNCLSGLIVATIPPSMGLIIFGTVGEVSIGRLFVAGFVPGIIMCITMMIATSWSARHLGYKPDHDKPYPLSVIAKACWESIWALMFPFILIILIRIGIMTPSESGAFAIFYALVVGVFIYKELDMEKFKKCVFESVKDLSVITMILALSGIFSYGVVFDQLPQQAADMLVGFTDSSVVLLFSIIIMLTICGMFMETTVITLIVTPILLPVVRQYGIDPVHFGIIMMTTVTMGCSTPPVGVALYTCSSIMNCSVQEVTKYAWPWFVAIFVTLMISVFCPKLILFLPNLVYGV from the coding sequence ATGGTATCGGCGATAGGATTTTTTATGGTATTCCTGTTCCTTGGAATGCCCGTCGCTTTCGCGATAGGTATCTCCGGCGCTATATTCTTCTTCATGACGCCCGATATCCCATGGACGATATTGGTGCAGAAGTCGCTGTCGACTACACAGTCCTTTACGATGCTCGCGATACCGCTCTTCATATTCGCGGGCAACCTGATGAATAATACGGGGATAACCTCGCGCCTCGTAAAACTAGCAAATGTTCTTACCGGACATATGTACGGCTCGATAGGACAGGTTTCTGTCGTCCTGTCGACGCTTATGGGCGGCGTTTCAGGATCCGCCGTCGCGGATGCAGCCATGGAATGCAGAATACTCGGCCCAGAAATGACAAAGAGAGGCTATGCCCCCGGATGGGCCGCCGCCGTTAACTGCTTAAGCGGGCTTATAGTCGCTACTATACCTCCGTCTATGGGGCTAATCATATTTGGGACCGTTGGAGAGGTCTCTATCGGACGCCTCTTTGTCGCTGGTTTTGTGCCCGGTATCATAATGTGCATAACGATGATGATCGCGACATCGTGGTCGGCACGCCACTTGGGCTACAAGCCCGATCATGACAAACCTTACCCGCTTAGCGTGATAGCTAAGGCATGTTGGGAGAGCATATGGGCGCTTATGTTCCCATTTATTCTCATTATACTGATACGCATTGGGATAATGACACCATCAGAGTCCGGCGCTTTCGCGATTTTCTACGCTCTTGTGGTCGGCGTGTTCATCTATAAGGAACTCGACATGGAGAAGTTCAAGAAATGTGTTTTTGAAAGCGTCAAGGACCTTTCCGTCATAACGATGATCCTCGCCCTCTCCGGTATATTCAGCTACGGCGTTGTTTTTGACCAGCTTCCGCAGCAGGCCGCCGATATGCTTGTCGGATTTACCGACAGCTCCGTTGTTTTGCTGTTCAGTATCATAATTATGCTTACGATATGCGGGATGTTCATGGAAACGACGGTCATTACCCTTATCGTCACGCCGATACTGCTTCCGGTCGTCCGCCAGTACGGCATTGACCCTGTGCATTTCGGGATAATCATGATGACGACAGTCACGATGGGATGTTCCACGCCGCCTGTCGGCGTAGCGCTGTACACCTGTTCGAGTATAATGAATTGTTCCGTACAGGAGGTTACGAAATATGCATGGCCTTGGTTTGTTGCAATATTTGTAACACTTATGATCAGCGTCTTTTGCCCAAAGCTGATCCTTTTCCTGCCGAATTTGGTCTACGGAGTATAG
- a CDS encoding mannitol dehydrogenase family protein, whose translation MVKLNLEDLKHRSEWSAAGIDIPSFDIDKMREHTKTHPRWVHIGPGNIFRGFIADLADRLLEAGEMESGITVVSTFDQQVISQIYEPYDDMALRVVMTADGRFFKKIVASVGEVLRADGDYPAEWARAKEIFADPGLQMVSFTITEKGYHIKGISGEYYPEVLDDFRSGASGAAPKNGMAAVAALLLERYKAGAHPIAMVSMDNFSHNGDKLLDSVSAFAKEWCANGTAPDGFFGYVSDPKKVSFPWSMIDKITPRPDASVSKTLNDLGFESTELVVTDKKTYIAPFVNTEAPQYLVIEDSFPNGRPPLEKAGVRFTERATVDLVERMKVCTCLNPLHTAMAVFGCLLGYTSIAAEMKDESIVRLIKRIGYVEGMPVVADPKIFVPADFIAEVIGERLPNPYIPDTPQRIATDTSQKLPIRYGETIKHYMERPDLDVNSLRAIPLVIAAWCRYLLALDDEGRPMELSPDPLAGELREYLGEVRFGDPDSVGESLRPILSSERIFGTDLFRAGLADSVAGYFKRMIAGPKAVRQTLDAETAAMKQ comes from the coding sequence ATGGTCAAGCTTAACCTTGAAGATTTAAAGCACCGCTCCGAATGGAGCGCGGCGGGCATCGATATTCCCTCCTTTGATATAGATAAAATGAGAGAACATACTAAGACACATCCGAGATGGGTCCACATAGGCCCCGGCAATATTTTCCGCGGCTTCATCGCCGACCTTGCCGACAGGCTGCTCGAGGCCGGAGAGATGGAAAGCGGCATCACGGTCGTCTCCACCTTCGATCAGCAGGTGATATCCCAAATATACGAGCCATACGACGATATGGCGCTGCGCGTCGTGATGACCGCTGACGGGCGCTTTTTCAAAAAAATCGTCGCCAGCGTCGGTGAAGTGCTGCGCGCCGACGGCGATTATCCCGCGGAATGGGCGCGCGCCAAAGAGATATTCGCCGACCCGGGGCTCCAGATGGTGAGCTTCACCATCACGGAGAAGGGATACCATATAAAAGGCATCTCCGGCGAATATTACCCGGAGGTCCTGGACGATTTTCGCAGCGGCGCATCCGGCGCGGCCCCGAAAAACGGCATGGCGGCCGTAGCCGCGCTGCTGCTTGAGCGGTACAAGGCCGGCGCGCATCCCATAGCGATGGTCAGCATGGACAACTTCTCGCACAACGGCGACAAACTCCTGGACTCCGTAAGCGCCTTCGCGAAAGAGTGGTGCGCGAACGGCACGGCGCCAGACGGATTCTTCGGCTACGTCAGCGACCCGAAAAAGGTATCGTTCCCGTGGTCGATGATAGACAAGATCACCCCTCGCCCCGACGCGTCGGTCTCCAAAACGCTGAACGATCTTGGCTTCGAAAGCACGGAGCTTGTCGTCACGGACAAAAAGACGTACATCGCCCCCTTCGTCAACACGGAGGCCCCGCAGTATCTCGTCATAGAAGACAGCTTCCCCAACGGACGGCCGCCGCTTGAAAAGGCCGGCGTACGCTTCACGGAGCGCGCCACGGTAGACCTAGTGGAACGGATGAAAGTCTGCACCTGCCTGAACCCGCTGCACACCGCGATGGCCGTATTCGGCTGCCTGCTGGGATACACCTCGATAGCCGCGGAGATGAAAGACGAATCCATCGTGCGGCTCATCAAACGCATCGGCTACGTCGAAGGCATGCCCGTAGTGGCGGATCCGAAAATATTCGTCCCCGCGGATTTCATAGCCGAAGTCATAGGGGAACGGCTGCCGAACCCCTACATCCCCGACACGCCGCAGCGCATAGCGACAGACACCTCGCAGAAGCTGCCCATCCGCTACGGCGAGACGATCAAACATTACATGGAGCGCCCCGATCTCGACGTGAACTCCCTGCGCGCGATACCGCTCGTGATCGCGGCGTGGTGCAGATATCTGCTCGCGCTCGACGACGAGGGCAGGCCGATGGAGCTGAGCCCCGACCCGCTCGCCGGCGAACTGCGCGAATACCTCGGAGAAGTGAGATTCGGCGACCCCGATTCAGTCGGAGAGAGCCTGCGCCCGATACTTTCAAGCGAACGCATTTTCGGCACAGACCTCTTCCGGGCCGGCCTCGCCGACAGCGTCGCCGGATACTTCAAACGCATGATCGCGGGGCCGAAAGCCGTGAGGCAGACGCTCGATGCCGAGACGGCGGCAATGAAACAGTAA
- the uxuA gene encoding mannonate dehydratase, whose product MKMTFRWYGEKNDSIPLKYIKQIPGCSGLMGFIDKAAGALWSEQEIKEYVDHVHAAGLEVEVIESVNVHEDIKLGLPSREEYIDNYIKTIENLAKYGVKAIVYNFMPVFDWLRTDLAREIPEDGSNSLYYDEAELAGMTPVDIVESTAKNSKGFTLPGWEPERLKDLERVLALYKGVAPDDLRANYKYFLEKIVPTCEKCGVRMAVHPDDPAWPVFGLPRIAHTQEDFDKIVSFADSPANALCLCTGSLGSSPENDIPGAIRHFGEKNRIACVHVRNVKYLGHRKFREAAHLSSDGSLDMYEIMKAIYETTPETYIRPDHGRMIWDEKGRPGYGLYDRALGIAYLNGLWEALDKGQKR is encoded by the coding sequence ATGAAAATGACCTTCAGGTGGTACGGCGAGAAAAACGACAGCATACCTCTGAAATACATAAAACAGATACCGGGCTGCTCCGGCCTCATGGGCTTCATCGACAAGGCCGCCGGCGCGCTCTGGAGCGAACAGGAGATCAAAGAATACGTCGACCATGTCCACGCCGCGGGGCTGGAGGTCGAAGTGATCGAAAGCGTCAACGTCCACGAGGATATCAAGCTCGGGCTGCCGTCGCGCGAAGAATATATCGACAATTACATAAAAACGATAGAAAACCTCGCGAAATACGGCGTCAAAGCGATAGTCTACAACTTCATGCCCGTATTTGACTGGCTCCGCACAGACCTCGCGCGCGAGATCCCCGAAGACGGCTCGAACTCGCTTTACTACGACGAAGCCGAACTGGCCGGCATGACGCCCGTCGACATCGTTGAAAGCACCGCGAAAAACTCAAAAGGCTTCACGCTGCCCGGATGGGAACCTGAAAGGCTGAAAGACCTGGAGCGCGTCCTCGCGCTCTACAAAGGCGTCGCTCCCGACGACCTGCGCGCGAACTACAAATATTTTCTGGAAAAGATCGTCCCAACCTGCGAAAAATGCGGCGTGCGCATGGCCGTCCACCCCGACGACCCGGCGTGGCCCGTCTTCGGGCTTCCGCGCATAGCGCACACACAGGAAGATTTTGACAAGATCGTATCCTTCGCCGACAGTCCTGCAAACGCGCTCTGCCTCTGCACCGGCTCGCTCGGCTCGAGCCCGGAGAACGACATCCCCGGAGCCATAAGGCACTTCGGAGAGAAAAACCGCATCGCCTGCGTCCACGTGCGCAACGTGAAATATTTAGGCCATCGCAAATTCCGCGAGGCGGCGCACCTTTCAAGCGACGGCTCGCTCGACATGTACGAAATAATGAAGGCGATATACGAAACGACGCCGGAGACGTACATCCGCCCCGACCACGGCCGCATGATATGGGACGAAAAGGGCCGCCCCGGCTACGGCCTCTACGACAGAGCGCTGGGGATAGCGTACCTGAACGGCCTATGGGAAGCGCTCGATAAAGGACAGAAAAGATAA